The Cryptococcus neoformans var. neoformans B-3501A chromosome 7, whole genome shotgun sequence genome window below encodes:
- a CDS encoding hypothetical protein (HMMPfam hit to CBM_21, Putative phosphatase regulatory subunit, score: 49.5, E(): 9.2e-12) gives MVNMDIVSFPKPDATRTTSHRADSKAEIEMVENAGYELSNVVQPAALMPKGQLLGSIFISPPTPEQIDSPTEEVTITPPMKQAVRRSSSPRIELMGASIPSTVIPACTSPSNSPLSSNHSSPASTKVALPIPLHVLPEVRSPPRKSLALTADSLHLAAKRGRRTRLFGFTELKDSNQSSPASSAKSSPEGTPQVRPHNLCRASASLSSAVTEPKSAQITPASTPSIPLLPPRRHPNTVSNSAPIHVPSRRRDNGLRLNFDGITPISLSSEDVKGVVHTSPYPNVLVRKKSGEILKSALKQNSSDGSYVHFDTQLERVKLFSHDQKPQVVSRDGLAVREDDGDEFPLGLEAEKVLKMSLPNFPTYQDPSSDLYLESLFLSDDRQSIKGVMMCKNIAFQKWVAVRFTFDWWQTTSEVTAVHKESVRGGTYDRFLFTIKLGDMLPNIVQKTLFLAIRYNTGGREVWDSNGGQNYRVNFIKERPARQPLRGARDTAPIDPGMGKAVGGRSSQWSVTGDQEDRMADLRAKLSMVSEDDAGLHVFPNGSRHAYPNRGRKADNPGFTAHDSKATELPGKGVSLAARYDFGAALHTARRNSSSSPVGTSSKLSEIKTGLRSSGEESKVGHAASGFYSPKFDQTEVFGDSAFISSEFVSSPKAIHVPVLKVESPSPPATEASTPVSRIPSPKPSSLPSQPSLYRTQSAPAKFTIGDPAESNSSEDSPPQLDTSSISTITPPESPMSPSDLGSFGRWSPTTMSSNGSLSSLASYSSLIEQFCWAGDPSVSASSQTNYSSGSFDDYFSHSHSGFTTPRAGTPNATPNATSNSSIAYTGGSNITPTRNENEPVDNMISDGFVGRTARSPMVF, from the exons ATGGTTAACATGGATATCGTTTCTTTCCCCAAACCAGACGCGACGAGGACCACATCCCACAGAGCCGATAGCAAAGCAGAGATAGAGATGGTAGAGAATGCTGGTTATGAGTTGAGCAATGTTGTCCAGCCTGCAGCATTGAT GCCAAAAGGACAATTGTTGGGTTCGATTTTCATCTCACCTCCAACCCCTGAACAAATCGATTCTCCCACGGAGGAAGTCACCATTACCCCACCAATGAAGCAGGCAGTGAGAAGGTCTTCAAGCCCTCGCATTGAATTAATGGGGGCCTCCATCCCGTCTACCGTCATTCCAGCATGTACTTCTCCCAGCAACAgtcctctttcttccaatCACTCGTCACCGGCATCGACAAAGGTCGCCTTACCTATCCCCCTCCATGTACTGCCGGAAGTGCGCTCGCCACCGCGCAAGTCACTCGCACTGACGGCAGACTCTCTGCATTTGGCAGCTAAAAGGGGTCGCCGCACCCGGTTATTTGGCTTTACAGAATTGAAAGACAGTAATCAAAGCTCCCCTGCTAGTTCAGCTAAGAGTTCTCCTGAAGGCACGCCCCAAGTCAGACCTCATAACTTGTGCCGGGCTAGTGCATCCTTATCCTCTGCTGTGACTGAGCCAAAATCTGCTCAGATAACCCCTGCGTCTACCCCCTCGATTCCTTTACTGCCTCCCCGTCGTCATCCCAACACTGTCTCCAACAGTGCTCCCATTCATGTGCCATCACGTCGTCGAGATAACGGCCTGCGGTTGAACTTTGACGGCATCACCCCTATTTCTCTGTCATCGGAAGATGTGAAAGGCGTAGTTCATACCTCTCCTTATCCCAACGTCTTGGTACGCAAGAAATCTGGGGAGATACTCAAATCAGCTTTGAAGCAGAACAGCTCTGATGGCAGC TATGTCCATTTCGATACACAACTGGAGCGTGTCAAGCTATTTTCGCACGATCAGAAGCCTCAGGTTGTGAGTCGCGATGGTTTGGCTGTTCGGGAAGACGATGGCGACGAGTTTCCACTCGGTTTGGAAGCCGAGAAAGTCCTGAAGATGTCATTGCCCAACTTTCCGACGTATCAGGATCCGAGTTCTGACCTTTATTTGGAATCGTTGTTCCTCAGTGATGACCGTCAGTCCATTAAAGGCGTCATGATGTGTAAGAATATAGCATTTCAAAAGTGGGTCGCTGTGCGGTTCACTTTCGATTGGTGGCAAACAACGTCAGAAGTGACTGCCGTCCACAAGGAATCGGTGAGAGGCGGAACTTACGATCGATTCCTTTTTACGATCAAGCTGGGAGATATGCTGCCCAATATTGTACAAAAGACGTTGTTCTTGGCTATACGCTACAACACAGGTGGACGGGAAGTGTGGGATTCCAATGGGGGTCAGAATTACCGAGTCAATTTCATCAAGGAGCGTCCTGCACGTCAGCCTCTTCGAGGCGCCAGGGATACAGCGCCAATTGATCCCGGTATGGGTAAGGCAGTGGGTGGAAGGTCTTCCCAATGGAGCGTGACAGGAGATCAGGAAGATCGCATGGCTGATTTACGGGCCAAACTGAGCATGGTgtcagaagatgatgcgGGTCTTCATGTATTCCCGAACGGCTCTCGGCATGCTTATCCCAATAGAGGGCGCAAAGCCGACAACCCTGGGTTTACAGCACATGATAGCAAGGCGACAGAGCTGCCAGGAAAAGGTGTCTCTTTGGCGGCCAGATATGACTTTGGGGCTGCACTTCACACAGCTAGACGCAACAGCTCGAGCTCTCCTGTCGGTACCTCTTCCAAACTTTCGGAGATTAAGACCGGCCTCCGAAGCTCTGGAGAGGAATCAAAAGTTGGCCATGCCGCGTCTGGTTTCTATTCTCCCAAGTTTGACCAGACGGAAGTTTTTGGCGACAGTGCCTTCATCTCGTCTGAATTCGTCAGCTCTCCAAAGGCCATTCATGTACCTGTCCTTAAGGTTGAGagtccttctcctcctgcaACAGAAGCGTCAACACCGGTCTCCAGaattccttctcccaagCCCTCCTCGTTGCCCTCCCAGCCTTCGCTCTACCGGACACAATCCGCTCCGGCAAAATTCACTATCGGTGATCCCGCCGAAAGCAACTCCAGCGAAGACTCGCCACCTCAACTCGACACTTCAAGCATCTCTACTATTACCCCTCCGGAATCTCCCATGTCCCCCTCTGATCTGGGGTCGTTCGGTAGATGGAGCCCGACCACTATGTCGTCTAACGGCAGTTTGTCCAGTTTGGCAAGCTACAGTAGCCTTATTGAACA GTTTTGCTGGGCTGGCGATCCTTCAGTCTCTGCATCCTCCCAAACGAATTATTCCTCAGGTTCTTTCGATGATTACTTTTCACACTCTCATTCGGGATTCACCACGCCTCGCGCTGGTACCCCTAATGCCACCCCCAATGCCACTTCTAATTCATCAATCGCTTATACCGGAGGCTCCAATATTACACCTACAAGGAATGAGAACGAGCCAGTCGACAACATGATCAGCGATGGCTTTGTCGGAAGGACAGCGAGGTCACCAATGGTGTTTTAA
- a CDS encoding hypothetical protein (HMMPfam hit to Y_phosphatase2, Tyrosine phosphatase family, score: 231.8, E(): 1.3e-66), with protein sequence MMSSSPTSTPHQVPSFLANILLSHISPLDPPSTSSTTFDHHRSPTTQNPSHPQALQTAEPPPNPLYLPPPALPKVEEDLVPPENFALVSSGVYRCGFPKKRNFKFMETLRLKTVLTLVLEEYPKANLEWCQSQDIQFMQFGIPGNKEPFDNIPEDVICAALVAILDRRNHPILIHCNKGKHRTGCLIGCIRRLQAWSLTSIFDEYRRFSAPKSRAVDQQFIDLFDIMPVWEAVCRPKGGGLGNLPDWGMLVLPKGVVEVGRDGKEKKRVERDIFHMRGL encoded by the exons ATGATGTCTTCGTCGCCAACATCCACTCCTCACCAAGTACCGTCCTTTTTAGCGAATATCCTGTTATCCCATATATCTCCTTTAGATCCACCGTCGACCTCGTCAACGACTTTCGACCACCATCGTTCTCCCACCACCCAGAACccctcccatcctcaaGCTTTGCAAACTGCAGAACCTCCCCCAAACCCTCTGtaccttcctccacccgCTTTACCGAAAGTTGAGGAGGATCTGGTTCCTCCAGAGAATTTTGCATTGGTCAGTAGTGGAGTATATCGGTGCGGGTTCCCGAAGAAAAGAAACTTCAAATTTATGGAGACCTTGAGATTGAAGACCGTCCT GACTCTGGTATTGGAAGAATATCCTAAAGCAAACCTGGAATGGTGTCAGTCCCAAGACATACAATTTATG CAATTCGGTATTCCGGGAAACAAA GAACCTTTCGACAACATTCCCGAAGACGTAATTTGTGCGGCTCTCGTTGCCATCCTCGACCGGCGGAATCATCCCATCCTCATTCATTGCAACAAGGGCAAACATCGTACAGGCTGTCTGATAGGATGCATCCGACGATTACAAGCATGGTCTCTCACTTCTATATTCGACGAATACCGGCGATTCTCTGCGCCTAAAAGCCGAGCGGTGGATCAACAGTTTATCGATTTATTCGATATCATGCCTGTTTGGGAAGCTGTATGCCGACCTAAAGGTGGGGGATTAGGAAATTTGCCGGATTGGGGAATGTTGGTTTTGCCGAAAGGTGTGGTGGAAGTTGgtagagatggaaaggagaagaagagggttgAGAGAGATATTTTCCATATGCGGGGACTATAA
- a CDS encoding hypothetical protein (HMMPfam hit to WD40, WD domain, G-beta repeat, score: 182.0, E(): 1.2e-51), which yields MAHNEPITIDDAGDDFDAVEDNQAINEQYKVWKKNTPFLYDTVITHALTWPSLTCQWLPDITDVPDTDYTSQRLIIGTHTSGQANDHLIIAEVLLPKKGAGISDKALADLYDEEKQEIGSYTASPARIRAIQTINHAGEVNRARYMPQNPELIATKTVTGEVYVFDRTKHESKAPANGECKPDIRLKGQTKEGYGLSWNALKEGHILSASEDTTIGHWDIQGYSKQDPSLQPLRLYTGHSAYVADVEWHPKNENMFGSVSDDGQIMIWDTRSDNTAKASSQVQGHNAEINCISFAPSSEYLFLTGSSDNTIALWDLRKLSTKHHSFEAHTNDVLQLSWSPTSPVHFASASADRRVHIWDLDAIGAEQTPDDAEDGPPELLFVHGGHTSKVCDISWSPSSPWTIASASEDNILQVWEPSRHLRTPYEAEFDEKDLE from the exons ATGGCTCACAACGAACCGATAACAATCGACGACGCCGGCGACGACTTCGACGCCGTCGAGGATAACCAGGCTATCAACGAG CAGTACAAAGTCTGGAAGAAAAA CACTCCTTTCCTCTATGACACCGTCATCACCCACGCCCTCACATGGCCCAGTTTGACCTGCCAATGGCTCCCCGATATAACCGA TGTTCCAGACACAGACTATACAAGTCAACGCCTGATCATCGGTACCCATACTTCTGGCCAAGCCAACGATCATTTAATCATTGCGGAAGTTTTGTTGCCCAAGAAGGGAGCCGGGATCAGTGACAAGGCGTTAGCCGATCTGtacgatgaagaaaaacaaG AGATTGGCTCATACACAGCTTCCCCTGCCCGAATCCGCGCCATCCAGACAATCAACCATGCTGGCGAAGTGAACCGCGCGCGTTATATGCCCCAAAACCCCGAACTCATTGCCACCAAGACAGTCACTGGTGAAGTCTATGTGTTTGACAGGACAAAGCATGAGAGCAAGGCACCGGCAAATGGGGAGTGCAAGCCAGATATCCGACTGAAGGGGCAGACCAAGGAAGG TTATGGGTTATCTTGGAATGCTTTGAAGGAGGGCCATATCCTCAGTGCCAGTGAGGATACTACCATCGGCCACTG GGATATCCAAGGCTATTCCAAGCAGGACCCTTCTTTACAACCGTTACGACTGTACACTGGACATTCTGCTTATGTTGCT GACGTTGAGTGGCACCCCAAGAACGAAAACATGTTTGGTTCCGTCAGCGACGATGGTCAGATCATGAT CTGGGACACTCGAAGTGACAACACCGCCAAGGCCAGCTCCCAAGTCCAGGGCCACAACGCCGAAATCAATTGTATCTCTTTCGCCCCTAGCAGCGAGTACTTGTTCTTGACCGGTTCATCTGACAAC ACCATTGCTCTTTGGGATCTTCGAAAGCTTTCCACCAAACACCACTCGTTCGAGGCTCATACTAACGATGTCCTTCAACTTTCCTGGTCCCCCACATCGCCCGTCCACTTTGCATCCGCCTCTGCCGATCGTCGTGTCCACATCTGGGACCTCGATGCTATTGGTGCCGAACAAACTCCCGACGATGCCGAAGACGGACCTCCCGAGCTTTTGTTTGTCCATGGTGGTCACACCAGCAAAGTGTGCGATATTTCTTGGAGCCCAAGCTCGCCGTGGACGATCGCGAGCGCTTCGGAGGACAACATCCTGCAAGTTTGGGAGCCTTCGAGACATTTGAGGACACCCTATGAAGCCGAATTTGACGAAAAGGATTTGGAGTAG
- a CDS encoding hypothetical protein (Match to ESTs gb|CF190015.1|CF190015, gb|CF187403.1|CF187403, gb|CF186501.1|CF186501), translating to MATPTVNVVRWSALIAGITYGIFHQSTLQAKYDEDKVKHHAAHRAHLVEEAKKAYAAKKAAQSGGSSLITDPEDPKFDLEKVIKSWTKDS from the exons ATGGCCACCCCTACCGTCAAC GTCGTCCGTTGGTCCGCCCTCATCGCCGGTATCACTTACGGCATCTTCCACCAGTCCACATTACAAGCCAAGTACGACGAGGACAAG GTCAAGCACCATGCTGCCCACCGAGCACACCTCGTCgaggaggcgaagaaggcttatgctgcgaagaaggctgctCAGAGCGGAGGATCATCAT TGATTACTGACCCGGAAGATCCCAAATTCGATCTCGAAAAGGTCATCAAGTCTTGGACCAAGGATTCATAG
- a CDS encoding hypothetical protein (HMMPfam hit to Adaptin_N, Adaptin N terminal region, score: 232.2, E(): 9.3e-67), translating to MATNAPCYTIVHDDLLDSPSTNDLRNALQKGSDEVKLETMRTIIVGTLNGQSYASLLMPIIQYVMPSRSKQLKKMLHFYWEVCPKLDENGKLKQEMILVVNAIRNDLQHPNEYIRGATLRYLQKVRESELLEPLVPTVRQCLEHRHSFVRKNAVFAVYTIYQDHEHLIPDAPELLDTFLAAESDSTCKRNAFVTLCNISQPTAVQYLLNNFDQIESMDELMQMAVIELVRKEARSEGGHRAKWIRCIFELLNSKSHAVKYEAATSLTTLTQNPAAVKAAAAALAELIVKEADNNVKLIVLDRFNNLRAKHENVLDGMVMDILKVLSSPDMEVKRKAIGVALEMVSSRNVEEVVLFLKKQLQGTLDQDFDKNLEYRQLLIQSIHSCAIRFSEVAANVVYVLMDFLGDSNNPSAVDVIAFVREVVEKFPKLRTAITEKLISTFGEIKSGKVFRGAMWIVGEYCEQPEDIKQAIAAIQKVLGEIPILASEQRLLDEAEAADETPAEQQEQPKAITTTRVLADGTYATETVYTSSASAARLEAVRSASKPPLRSLILGGDFFTGSVLASTLTKLVLRYSEVTSSDQQSINILRAQAILIMTSVIRVGQSKFAAVPIDEDAEERIMNCIETLAELQGSKALHQVFLKDTKAAYAKMVATEEKKALEKKERESKVSVVQADDLISFRQLSKKSVVGDVDESDDVVKATGSIHPQDDFVSKLSRITQLTGFSDPVYAETVVTLSQYDIILDVLLVNTTNETLQNLMVDFATLGDLKLVERPAPFTLAPHGFHSLSATVKVSSTETGVIFGAITYSKQGASDADVTIVMSDIHVDIMSFIKPNYVNEAQFRSMWTEFEWENKVAVQTSISDLRAYLDHLLKSTHMALLTPEAALSGDCDFLSANLAAKSLFGEDALANASIERTEDGHITGHVRIRSKTQGIALSLGDKITLSQKALATA from the exons ATGGCCACAAACGCACCGTGCTATACCATAGTACACGACGACCTTCTAGACTCACCCTCTACCAATGACCTCAGGAATGCTCTCCAGAAGGGCTCAGACGAGGTCAAGCTCGAGACCATGAGGACCATCATTGTCGGCACCCTTAACGGCCAGAGCTAT GCGTCCCTTCTAATGCCCATCATTCAATACGTAATGCCCTCTCGAAGCAAGCAGCTCAAGAAGATGCTCCATTTCTACTGGGA GGTCTGTCCCAAGCTGGATGAGAATGGCAAACTCAAGCAGGAGATGATATTGGTAGT CAATGCTATTCGTAACGATCTG CAACATCCCAACGAGTACATCCGCGGTGCTACCCTTAGATACCTTCAGAAAGTCCGCGAATCAGAGCTCTTGGAACCGCTCGTCCCCACCGTCAGACAGTGCTTGGAGCACAGACACTCGTTCGTTAGGAAGAATGCCGTGTTTGCAGTCTACACTATCTACCAAGATCACGAGCACTTGATTCCCGACGCGCCGGAGCTGTTAGATACCTTCCTTGCTGCC GAATCCGACTCTACATGCAAGCGCAACGCGTTTGTCACTCTCTGTAACATCTCCCAGCCCACAGCCGTCCAATATCTCCTCAACAACTTTGATCAGATTGAGTCCATGGACGAGTTGATGCAGATGGCTGTGATTGAGCTTGTAAGGAAGGAGGCTAGGTCTGAAGGTGGTCATCGC GCCAAGTGGATCCGATGCATCTTTGAACTCCTCAATTCCAAATCTCACGCTGTCAAGTACGAAGCGGCTACAAGCCTTACCACCCTCACTCAAAATCCCGCAGCTGTCAAggccgccgctgctgctcttgCCGAACTCATTGTCAAGGAGGCCGACAACAATGTCAAGCTCATTGTTCTTGACAGATTCAACAACCTCAGGGCGAAGCACGAGAATGTTCTGGATGGGATGGTTATGGATATCTTAAAGGTCCTGAGCAG CCCCGACATGGAAGTGAAGCGAAAGGCTATCGGGGTTGCTCTCGAAATGGTTTCCAGCCGGAATGTGGAGGAAGTCGTCTTgttcttgaagaagcagctTCAAGGCACTCTCGATCAGGATTTTGATAAG AACCTCGAATACCGACAACTTCTTATTCAAAGCATCCACTCTTGCGCCATTCGTTTCTCTGAAGTCGCCGCCAACGTCGTTTACGTCCTCATGGACTTCCTTGGCGACTCCAACAACCCTTCAGCCGTCGACGTTATCGCCTTTGTCCGAGAAGTCGTCGAAAAATTCCCCAAACTCCGAACAGCTATTACCGAAAAGCTCATCTCCACATTCGGGGAGATCAAGTCTGGCAAGGTCTTCAGAGGTGCCATGTGGATTGTCGGAGAATACTGTGAGCAGCCAGAGGATATTAAACAAGCGATCGCCGCGATTCAAAAAGTGTTGGGTGAGATCCCCATCCTTGCATCAGAACAG CGATTATTGGACGAGGCCGAAGCAGCCGATGAGACTCCCGCCGAGCAACAGGAGCAACCCAAGGCAATCACCACAACCCGCGTGCTCGCCGACGGTACCTACGCGACCGAAACTGTTTACACCTCTTCCGCATCCGCCGCTCGCCTCGAAGCCGTCCGATCCGCTTCAAAACCTCCACTTCGATCACTCATCCTTGGCGGCGACTTTTTCACTGGTAGCGTTCTCGCTTCTACATTGACCAAGCTCGTCTTGCGATATTCCGAAGTTACGTCTTCTGATCAGCAGAGCATCAACATCCTTCGTGCTCAGGCCATCTTGATTATGACCTCCGTCATCCGTGTCGGTCAGAGCAAGTTTGCTGCTGTCCCTATCGACGAGGATGCCGAGGAGCGAATTATGAACTGTATCGAGACTCTTGCCGAACTTCAAGGCAGTAAAGCCCTCCACCAGGTGTTCTTGAAGGATACCAAGGCGGCATACGCCAAAATGGTCGCAactgaggagaagaaggctctggagaagaaggagcgggAAAGCAAGGTGTCGGTGGTTCAGGCGGATGATTTAATTTCTTTCAGGCAATTGTCCAAGAAATCCGTCGTTGGGGACGTCGACGAG TCTGACGATGTCGTCAAGGCTACCGGCTCTATCCATCCTCAAGACGACTTTGTCTCCAAACTCTCCCGAATCACACAACTCACCGGGTTTTCCGACCCCGTCTACGCTGAAACCGTCGTTACACTCTCACAATACGACATCATCCTCGACGTGTTGCTTGTCAACACTACAAATGAGACATTGCAGAACTTAATGGTGGATTTCGCGACATTGGGAGATTTGAAGCTCGTCGAGAGGCCAGCACCATTTACCCTTGCCCCGCACGGGTTCCACAGTTTGTCCGCGACCGTTAAGGTTTCTTCAACCGAGACTGG TGTCATCTTTGGCGCTATCACTTACTCCAAACAAGGAGCTTCCGATGCCGATGTGACTATCGTCATGTCCGACATTCACGTTGACATCATGAGCTTTATCAAACCTAACTATGTCAACGAGGCGCAATTCAGATCCATGTGGACGGAGTTCGAATGGGAG AACAAGGTGGCCGTTCAAACATCTATTAGCGATCTCCGAGCCTATCTCGATCACCTTCTCAAATCGACCCACATGGCCCTTCTCACTCCCGAAGCAGCTCTTTCTGGCGACTGCGACTTCCTCAGCGCCAATCTTGCTGCCAAATCCCTCTTTGGCGAAGATGCGCTTGCCAACGCTTCAATTGAAAGGACAGAAGATGGTCACATCACTGGTCACGTTAGGATAAGAAGTAAGACACAGGGTATTGCGTTGAGCCTGGGTGACAAGATCACGTTGAGTCAAAAGGCTTTGGCGACAGCGtaa
- a CDS encoding hypothetical protein (HMMPfam hit to Nop52, Nucleolar protein,Nop52, score: 178.2, E(): 1.7e-50), whose amino-acid sequence MPATASRKGKSRAQDTSDDKPEAALPLGKQLAHTDKKVRDKAVTSLVNFLSQGGDTEGSSSSYVNLEDKEMAKLWKGLFYCFWMSDKPLVQQGLAAELAELLLKINPRTNSPGDKFKASLAFLEGFWDSIVREWAGIDRLRMDKYYLLMRRYVNATFRLLAREKWEKEAIEAVNSILMKEGGAMTWEDRRVPTSISTHLSDIYLDELNKVLGLPEVDFQPACPIAAVLQPHITLLARTPLSTIHTRIMSSVFTPLLNSLALASSSPDQYDERPAKRSKKSIDDEPMYAHIVMHSCAGEGGKQGRNSAEQLRNAVLKAMFNAAANPKSTEPNRRKIYKVWREEGGDDDDEDDE is encoded by the exons ATGCCTGCAACCGCCTCTAGAAAGGGCAAATCCCGCGCACAAGATACCTCTGATGACAAGCCTGAGGCTGCTTTGCCTTTGGGCAAACAGTTGGCTCATACCG ACAAGAAGGTCAGGGACAAGGCAGTAACAAGTCTGGTCAATTTCTTGTCTCAAGGAGGAGACACTGAAGGATCCTCGAGCTCCTATGTTAACTTGGAGGATAAGGAGATGGCCAAACTTTGGAAAGGATTATTCTACT GTTTCTGGATGTCTGACAAGCCCCTTGTTCAACAAGGTCTAGCAGCCGAGCTTGCAGAACTTCTACTCAAAATCAATCCTCGTACCAACTCTCCCGGTGATAAGTTCAAAGCTAGCCTGGCGTTTTTGGAAGGTTTCTGGGATTCAATCGTTAGAGAGTGGGCGGGTATTGACAGATTAAG AATGGACAAGTACTACTTGCTCATGAGAAGATATGTCAATGCTACTTTCAGATTATTGGCTCGGGAAaaatgggagaaggaagctaTTGAGGCTGTTAACAGTATACTGAtgaaggaaggtggtgcCATGAC CTGGGAAGACAGGAGGGTGCCTACATCCATTTCCACGCATTTGTCTGATATCTATCTTGATGAGCTCAACAAGGTTTTGGGCTTGCCCGAGGTTGACTTCCAA CCTGCATGCCCCATCGCTGCCGTTCTCCAACCTCACATTACCCTACTTGCTCGCACTCCCCTTTCCACAATTCACACCCGCATCATGTCATCAGTCTTCACCCCTCTCCTTAATTCTCTCGctctcgcttcttcctctcccgACCAATATGATGAGCGTCCCGCGAAACGATCAAAGAAAAGTATAGACGATGAGCCGATGTACGCCCACATTGTCATGCACTCTTGTGCTggcgaaggagggaagCAGGGGAGGAACTCGGCGGAGCAGCTGAGAAACGCTGTTTTGAAAGCAATGTTCAATGCAGCTGCCAACCCCAAATCGACCGAGCCCAATAGAAGAAAGATTTACAAGGTCtggagagaggagggcggcgacgatgatgacgaagatgatgagtaG
- a CDS encoding hypothetical protein (HMMPfam hit to zf-Tim10_DDP, Tim10/DDP family zinc finger, score: 79.9, E(): 6.4e-21) yields the protein MTARKEQMKQSIQQELAIANAQQLINKINENCFAKCVTKPSTSLSSSQESCLSQCMTLYMAAFDQVSRSYVARISKERGVAPGL from the exons ATGACTGCCCGGAAAGAGCAAATGAAGCAATCTATCCAACAAGAG CTTGCCATTGCCAACGCTCAGCAGCTCATCAACAAAATCAACGAGAAC TGCTTCGCCAAGTGTGTCACCAAGCCTTCCACTTCCCTTAGCTCTTCCCAAGAG TCTTGTCTCTCTCAATGTATGACCCTCTACATGGCCGCTTTCGACCAGGTCTCTCGATCATACGTTGCTAGGATATCAAAGGAGCGAGGTGTTGCCCCTGGTCTCTAA